The Alkalibaculum bacchi genomic sequence TATATCGAAATCCATCTGATATGGTACATATGCATTCCCATATTGTGGGTTTGTTGGCATAAATGGCACTATAGGCATAAATTCTTGATCCTTAATTTCAGCCATTAATATCATTTCCTCCTTTATTTGAAATCTACTATATCTTATTCTTAATTCATTTATGTGTGAAAAAATAAATTCTAATTTTTTTCCATTTTTATGAAGAATTTCATTATTTTATAACTTATTAGAAATCGTAGAAGGTCACATAATAAGACAGAAAGAATATATAATTTTTTTTAATAATATGAACTGGAGGATGTACATGAAAAAAATTATTTTTACCTTGTTATTCGTTTTATTGTTTATGCCTGTGGTAGGAGCTCAGCCTACAGGTGACTATGATACTTATATGACTCAAAGTGGAGATACTCTGTGGATTATCTCTTTAAAATATGGCGTAAATTTATCGGAAGTCATCGCTGCCAATCCTCAATTAGAAGATCCAGATATGATTTATCCTGGAGACAAAATCAATGTACCTTTATATGAAAAAAAATACGAGAAAAAAGAAGGACAATCTGTAGAAAAACAGGTCATCGAGCTTACAAATCAAGAAAGAGCTAAAAATGGACTTGCTCCTTTAGC encodes the following:
- a CDS encoding spore coat associated protein CotJA, whose protein sequence is MAEIKDQEFMPIVPFMPTNPQYGNAYVPYQMDFDIVEPREAMEMGTVFPSLFSQYEEGESL
- the safA gene encoding SafA/ExsA family spore coat assembly protein, yielding MKKIIFTLLFVLLFMPVVGAQPTGDYDTYMTQSGDTLWIISLKYGVNLSEVIAANPQLEDPDMIYPGDKINVPLYEKKYEKKEGQSVEKQVIELTNQERAKNGLAPLAYNGELCNVARAKSQDMIDNNYFDHNSPTYGSPFDMMKSFNIDYSAAGENIAKGQRSAQEVVTGWMNSEGHRKNILNSNYNQIGVGCVNDSNGTLYWTQMLIRQ